From Carya illinoinensis cultivar Pawnee chromosome 5, C.illinoinensisPawnee_v1, whole genome shotgun sequence, one genomic window encodes:
- the LOC122309137 gene encoding uncharacterized protein LOC122309137 has translation MNENARAEFSFRRVRGLRIIFKFHRSVAEFDSTIQLFGQTQSLPELQVIPTLFQHSLKEPEDETVANLDHIFGLEPLKITSPSSNANDVALALRVLEGCCLLHSGSTVLAYHHNAIQVLLNSWST, from the exons ATGAACGAGAACGCCCGAGCCGAGTTCTCGTTCCGCCGCGTCCGCGGCCTCCGAATCATTTTCAAGTTCCACCGATCCGTCGCTGAGTTCGACTCCACCATCCAGCTCTTTGGCCAGACCCAGTCCCTTCCTGAGCTCCAAG TGATTCCGACTTTGTTTCAACATTCGCTAAAAGAGCCAGAAGATGAAACAGTAGCGAATTTGGATCATATATTTGGCTTAGAGCCTTTGAAGATAACTAGCCCCTCATCCAATGCCAATGATGTCGCACTTGCGCTTCGGGTCTTGGAAGGTTGCTGTCTTCTCCATAGTGGGAGCACAGTTTTGGCCTATCATCATAACGCAATCCAG GTTTTATTGAACTCGTGGAGCACTTGA
- the LOC122309189 gene encoding protein yippee-like At4g27745, which yields MAEFITGPRVYSCCNCRSHVSLHDDIISKAFQGRHGRAFLFSHAMNIVVGPKEDRHLMTGLHTVADIYCADCHEVLGWKYERAYEASQKYKEGKFIFEKLKIVKENW from the exons ATGGCGGAATTTATCACAGGGCCTCGAGTGTACAGCTGTTGTAATTGTCGGAGCCATGTTTCGCTTCACGACGATATAATTTCTAAGGCCTTTCAG GGAAGACATGGCCGAGCTTTTTTGTTCTCCCATGCAATGAACATCGTGGTTGGACCAAAAGAAGACAGACATCTCATGACTGGTCTCCACACTGTTGCTGATATCTATTGTGCTGATTGCCATGAGGTTTTGGGTTGGAAGTACGAGCGAGCTTATGAAGCATCGCAGAAGTACAAAGAAGGAAAGTTCATATTTGAGAAGTTAAAGATTGTTAAAGAGAACTGGTAA